The Microbacterium sp. zg-Y1090 sequence TTGAGGCGCGCACCGTGATTAGCGTTGCAGCCGCACGTTATCCACAGGCCCGCCCTCCGAGTGCGGCGGATGCCACCGCGCATCGATCCCCGGAGTCGCAATGTCACAGCCCGAGCTACCAGACGTCCCGGTCTGGAGAGCCGTGCTCGACGAACTCACCCACGACGAGCGCGTCACCCCGCAGCTGCAGGGGTTCCTCAGCCTCGCCGTGGCCCAGGGCGTCATGGGTGGAACGCTGTATCTCGACGTGCCCAATGAGCTCACCGCGGCACAGTTCAACAAGCGGCTTCGTGCTCCGATCCTCGAAGCGCTGACGCGCGCCGATGCCGAACCTGCTGCCAGCGCCTTCCGCGTCGTGGTCAACCCTGAACTCGCCGATGCGCACCTGAACGCACCGGTGTCGCAGATCTCGGTCGCCGCGCCGCCTGCCCCGCTCGTCGCGCGCAACCCCGTTCTGGAGGAGCCGGAGCCGATCGCCCCGCCCTCGCGCAACGACACCCGGCTGAACCCGAAGTACACCTTCGACAACTTCGTCATCGGTCAGTCCAACCGCTTCGCACACGCCGCCGCGGTGGCCGTGGCCGAGGCGCCGGCGAAGGCCTACAACCCGCTGTTCATCTATGGCGACTCGGGACTGGGCAAGACCCACCTGCTGCATGCCATCGGCGAGTATGGACTCAGCCTCTACCCCGGCATCCGAGTGCGGTACGTGTCGAGCGAAGAGTTCACGAACGACTTCATCAACTCGATCGCCAACAACCGCGGCGCCGCGTTCCAGGCGCGCTATCGCGAGGTCGACATCCTGCTCATCGACGACATCCAGTTCTTGCAGGGTCGCGCCGAGACGCAGGAAGCCTTCTTCCACACGTTCAACACGCTGCACGACCATGACAAGCAGGTCGTGATCACGAGCGACGTTCCGCCTCGTCACCTCACCGGGTTCGAGGACCGCATGCGCAGCCGGTTCGAGTGGGGCCTGATCACCGACGTGCAGGCGCCCGACCTCGAGACCCGCATCGCGATCCTGCGCAAGAAGGCCCAGTCCGAGCGACTGCTGGTTCCGGACGAGGTCCTCGAGTACATCGCGACGAAGGTCTCCTCGAACATCCGCGAGCTCGAAGGCGCACTGATCCGCGTCTCCGCGTTCGCAAGCCTCAACCGCTCGCCGCTCGATATCGCGCTGGCACAGACCGTGCTGCGCGACATCGTCGACCACGATGACGCCAACGTGGTCTCGCCCACCGACATCATCACGGCCACCGCGCAGTACTTCCGCCTGTCCGTCGACGACCTCTATGGCTCGAGCAGGTCGCAGGCCGTCGCCACCGCGCGACAGATCGCCATGTATCTGTGCCGAGAGCGCACCAGCCTGTCGCTGCCGAAGATCGGCCAGCTGTTCGGCAACCGCGACCACACCACGGTCATGTACGCCTACAAGAAGATCAGCGAGCTCATGAAGGAGCGTCGCTCGATCTACAACCAGGTGTCCGAGATCACGACGCAACTGGGGCGCAACGGGCGCTGACGCCCGGCTGAAGCCCACGCCCGGAGGCCGCTCGACGGTCCCGTCTTCTCCGCGCGCCTTCCGTACGCGTCGGCGCCGTTGGCCACCCTCGCCGGCACCCCTGCCGCTCGTCGTCGGGCCGTCGGGTCCCCACCGGCGCACATCCACGTCCCTGCACGACGCGCGTCGACGTCCCTCCTCGGCCCCACCGGCGCCCGTCGATACCGCCACCGGCGGACCATGCCCTCGGCGGCATGGTCCGAACCGCGAATATTCGCGATCGCGCCGCTTGACATGCCCCCGACAAGGCCCCAACATGCCGTTCTGCACAGTGTGGAAAACCTGTGGATAAATGTGAGACGCGCCGGGCAGATTGTGAGTCGATCGTGCCGACCTGTGGACGACAAGAGTTTTCTGTCATTCGCCGCAGACCCGCGTAATCACGCTCATCCGCAGCTTTTTCACAAGTCACACGCGTGTAGTTCCCCTGTCTCGACTGCGATCGGCGAAGTTATCCACAGTTTCCACAGCTGTTAACAAGATGACAGAACCATCTCAATGAAATCTCCGGTCCATCACCGTGACCGGCGAGGGCCGCCACTTCCGGGCTTGCGCAGCGAGGGCACTAGCATGGGAGGCCCTACCCGCCGTCAAGGGAGCACCAGTGAAGTTCCACGTCAATCGCGATGTGTTCAGCGAGGCCGTGTCGTTCGTCGTGAAGCTTCTGCCGCAGCGCAATCCGCAGCCGATCCTGGCCGGCGTGCTGATCGAAGCCACGGAAACGGGCCTGTCCCTGTCGGCGTTCGACTACGAGGCCTCGGCCCGCACGACCATCGAGGCGACCGTCGACGAGCCCGGCACGATCCTGGTGCACGGTCGTCTGCTGGCGGATATCGCGAGCAAGCTCCCCAACGCCCCGATCCAGATGAGTCTCGAGGAAGACGGCGGCATCCTGCTGACGTGCGGCTCGGCCCGCTTCACGCTGTCGTCGATGCCGGTGCAGGAGTACCCCGCGATCCCCGAGGTCTCGGGCGAGTCCGGCCTGGTGCCCTCCGATGACTTCGCCACCGCCATCGCCCAGGTGGCCTTCGCGGCATCCCGCGACGACGTCACCCCGGTGCTCACCGGTGTGCAGCTCGAGGTCTCCGGCACGCAGCTGAGCCTGGTCGCCACCGACCGCTACCGGGTCGCGCTTCGCGAGCTGCCGTGGGACGGCGGCTCCGCCGCGAGCGACGAAGCCACCACCGCGCTCGTCCCTGCCCGCACGCTCACCGAGGTCGGCAAGACCTTCGCCCACTCCGGCGACATCTCGATCGCCTTCTCGGGATCCGGCGATCGCGAGATCATCGCCTTCACCGCCGGCAACAAGACGGTCACCTCGCTGCTGATCAAGGGCAATTTCCCGCCCGTGCGTCGCCTGTTCCCCGAGCAGACCGAGCACCACGCCGTCGTCAACACCGCCGAGCTGGTCGAGGCCGTCCGCCGTGTCTCGCTCGTGCTCGACCGCTCGGCGCCGCTGCGGTTCACCTTCACCGCCGAAGGCGTGTCCATGGACGCATCCGGCACCGAGCAGGCTCGCGCCACCGAGTCGGTGGATGCCACGCTCGTCGGCGACGACGTGACACTGGGTCTGAACCCGCAGTACCTGATCGAGGCGCTCGGCGCCGTGCGCAGCGAGTTCACACGCATCACCTTCACCTCCAGCGACAACGCCAACAAGCTCAGCCCGGTGCTGATCACGGCGCAGACGTCGGTCGACAAGGGCGGCGAGAACTCGTTCAAGTACCTGCTGCAGCCCAACCTCCTGCTGCGCTGAGTCGGCCGGCAGCCGCACAGCGGCCGAGTCGACTGTCAGAGCCGCGAACTAAGGTGATTCGGTGATCGTCGAGCAGCTCAGCCTCGTGGACTTCCGCAACTATGCGGCCGCCGACGTCGCGCTGTCGGCGGGCGCGAACGTCTTCGTCGGACGCAACGGGCAGGGCAAGACGAATCTGGTCGAGGCCATCGCGTTCTTCGCCACCCTGGGATCGCATCGCGTCTCCAACGACGCGCCGATGGTGCGGCACGGCGCGGATGCCGCGATCGTGCGGGCCCGCCTCGCGCATGGCGAGCGACGGGTGCAGCTCGAAGCGCAGGTGAACCGGCAGGGATCGAACAAGGCGAGGGTGAACGGCTCGCCGGTCAAGCCCGCCGAACTCCCGCGCTACGCGCAGGTGGTGCTGTTCGCCCCCGAAGACCTGCAGATCGTCCGGGGCGATCCTTCGGCACGGCGGCGATTCGCCGATCAGCTGTTGACGCAGCGCACGCCGCGCATGGCCGGCGTTCTGGCCGACTACGACCGCGTGCTCAAGCAGCGCAATGCCCTGCTGAAGTCCGCGCGCGCCCGGGGTGTGCGCGGCGACGCCCTCACGACCCTCGATGTGTGGGACGACAAGCTCGTCACGCTTGGCACTCAGGTGATCCGCGCGAGGCTCGCCCTGGCAACCGAGCTCACGGGCCCCCTCACCACCTCGTACGAGGCCATCGCAGGGGCGGACCACCGTCCCGAGCTGGTGTGGGCGCTGTCCGTCGACGGCGCCGACCCCGAGGAGGATGCCGCGTCGGCGGCCACCGCGGCCGATGCCACCGCGGTGGAGGCCCTCTTCCGCACCGCGCTGGCGACCCGACGCTCGGCCGAGCTCGAACGCGGACTCACGCTGACCGGACCCCACCGCGACGACCTGCTGATGCGGGTGCGCGGCCTGCCGGTGAAGGGCTACGCGTCGCATGGCGAGTCCTGGTCGGTCGCCCTCGCCCTGCGACTGGCTTCGGCCGACCTCCTGCGTGCCGAATCACGCCTGGGCGATCCGGTGCTCATCCTCGACGATGTGTTCGCGGAACTCGACGCCGACCGGCGCACGCGACTGGCCGCACTGGTGGCCGGCTACGAGCAGGTCGTCGTCACCGCCGCGGTCGAGGCCGATGTGCCCGACGCGCTGCGCGCCCGCACAGTGCGGGTGGAGGCCGGCCGCATTCTGGAGCCCATCGATGATTGAGCCGGACCGCGTTCCCGAGACGATCGCCACCTACATGCGGCTGCGTGGCCTCGAGCCGGTGCACCGCGTCTCCCGCAAGCGTCGTCGCCGACCCGTCGACGACGAGAACGCGCCGTTCGCGCCGGGACGCGATCCCCACGGACTGGGCGATGTCATGGCAGACCTCACCCGTGCCTCCGGATGGAACTCGCAGCTCGCGCGCGAAGACCTCGTGCTGCAGTGGGAACAGGTCGCCGGCGCGGAGACCGCCCAGCACGCCTCGCCCGTCGCTCTCGGCGACGGGGTGCTGACCGTGCAGTGCGACTCGACGGCCTGGGCGCGCCAGCTCACCCTGATGCGAGCGACGATCGTGTCGGAGATCGTCCGACGCTTCCCGGAAGCGGGTGTCACGAGCATCCGGTTCATCGGGCCGGACGTCCCCTCTTGGAAATGGGGTCGCAGAGCGATTCCAGGGCGCGGTCCTCGCGATACCTACGGGTGACCCACGATCTGCACTGTTCCGATCGATTTCAGCGCGCCACAGGGGCATTCAGAGGCAGATCGGCGGCCGAAACCCGATAGACTGGACCCTCACGCACGATCGATGTGGAGCGCTCGAAACATATGACGTCTCAGAATCCCGACAGCGTTTCCGAAGAACACCACTCGCGGACCGCGCCGGCCGCGAACAGCGAGTACGGTGCCGACGAGATCCAGGTGCTCGAGGGACTCGAAGCGGTCCGCAAGCGTCCCGGAATGTACATCGGCTCGACCGGTGAGCGTGGTCTGCACCACCTGGTCTACGAGATCGTCGACAACTCCGTCGATGAGGCGCTGGCCGGGTACTGCGACACCATCCACGTCACGATCCTCGCCGACGGCGGTCTGCGCGTGGTCGACAACGGCCGCGGCATCCCCGTGGACATGCATCGCTCCGAGGGCAAGTCCACCGTCGAGGTCGTGCTGACCGTGCTGCACGCCGGCGGCAAGTTCGGCGGCGGCGGATACGCCGTGTCGGGTGGTCTGCACGGGGTGGGTTCGTCCGTGGTCAACGCGCTGTCGAGCCGCCTCGAGGTCGAGGTCAAGCGTCAGGGCTACGCCTGGCGTCAGACCTACCGCGACGGCGGCGTGCCCCAGGCCCCGCTGGCCCGCGCCGAGGAGACGAACGAGACCGGGACGACCATCGAGTTCTGGCCCGACGACACCATCTTCGAGACCGTGCAGTTCGATTACGACACGCTGCGCACCCGCTTCCAGCAGACCGCGTTCCTGAACAAGGGACTGCGCATCACACTGCGCGACGAGCGTCCGGATTCCGTGTACACCGTGGATCTGCCCGACGGTTCATCCGAGGAGCAGCAGCCCCACGACGACTTCCACTACGAGCGCGGCCTGGTCGACTATGTCGAGTACCTCAACAAGGTGCGCAAGGCCGAGGTCGTCAACGACGAGATCATCGAGATCGAGTCGGAGGACACCGTGCGCCACATCGCGCTGGAACTCGCCATGCAGTGGACCA is a genomic window containing:
- the dnaA gene encoding chromosomal replication initiator protein DnaA translates to MSQPELPDVPVWRAVLDELTHDERVTPQLQGFLSLAVAQGVMGGTLYLDVPNELTAAQFNKRLRAPILEALTRADAEPAASAFRVVVNPELADAHLNAPVSQISVAAPPAPLVARNPVLEEPEPIAPPSRNDTRLNPKYTFDNFVIGQSNRFAHAAAVAVAEAPAKAYNPLFIYGDSGLGKTHLLHAIGEYGLSLYPGIRVRYVSSEEFTNDFINSIANNRGAAFQARYREVDILLIDDIQFLQGRAETQEAFFHTFNTLHDHDKQVVITSDVPPRHLTGFEDRMRSRFEWGLITDVQAPDLETRIAILRKKAQSERLLVPDEVLEYIATKVSSNIRELEGALIRVSAFASLNRSPLDIALAQTVLRDIVDHDDANVVSPTDIITATAQYFRLSVDDLYGSSRSQAVATARQIAMYLCRERTSLSLPKIGQLFGNRDHTTVMYAYKKISELMKERRSIYNQVSEITTQLGRNGR
- the recF gene encoding DNA replication/repair protein RecF (All proteins in this family for which functions are known are DNA-binding proteins that assist the filamentation of RecA onto DNA for the initiation of recombination or recombinational repair.); this translates as MIVEQLSLVDFRNYAAADVALSAGANVFVGRNGQGKTNLVEAIAFFATLGSHRVSNDAPMVRHGADAAIVRARLAHGERRVQLEAQVNRQGSNKARVNGSPVKPAELPRYAQVVLFAPEDLQIVRGDPSARRRFADQLLTQRTPRMAGVLADYDRVLKQRNALLKSARARGVRGDALTTLDVWDDKLVTLGTQVIRARLALATELTGPLTTSYEAIAGADHRPELVWALSVDGADPEEDAASAATAADATAVEALFRTALATRRSAELERGLTLTGPHRDDLLMRVRGLPVKGYASHGESWSVALALRLASADLLRAESRLGDPVLILDDVFAELDADRRTRLAALVAGYEQVVVTAAVEADVPDALRARTVRVEAGRILEPIDD
- the dnaN gene encoding DNA polymerase III subunit beta, whose product is MKFHVNRDVFSEAVSFVVKLLPQRNPQPILAGVLIEATETGLSLSAFDYEASARTTIEATVDEPGTILVHGRLLADIASKLPNAPIQMSLEEDGGILLTCGSARFTLSSMPVQEYPAIPEVSGESGLVPSDDFATAIAQVAFAASRDDVTPVLTGVQLEVSGTQLSLVATDRYRVALRELPWDGGSAASDEATTALVPARTLTEVGKTFAHSGDISIAFSGSGDREIIAFTAGNKTVTSLLIKGNFPPVRRLFPEQTEHHAVVNTAELVEAVRRVSLVLDRSAPLRFTFTAEGVSMDASGTEQARATESVDATLVGDDVTLGLNPQYLIEALGAVRSEFTRITFTSSDNANKLSPVLITAQTSVDKGGENSFKYLLQPNLLLR
- a CDS encoding DUF721 domain-containing protein, which produces MIEPDRVPETIATYMRLRGLEPVHRVSRKRRRRPVDDENAPFAPGRDPHGLGDVMADLTRASGWNSQLAREDLVLQWEQVAGAETAQHASPVALGDGVLTVQCDSTAWARQLTLMRATIVSEIVRRFPEAGVTSIRFIGPDVPSWKWGRRAIPGRGPRDTYG